One Pyxicephalus adspersus chromosome 3, UCB_Pads_2.0, whole genome shotgun sequence genomic window carries:
- the XPA gene encoding DNA repair protein complementing XP-A cells: MASEEVTEPQQEEEKILPAAVRAKIERNRQRALMLRQARLACRPYPTGEGMSTVKPPSRIVDSGGGFFIEEEQTEEKPVENVVHQPGPVLEFDYLICEECGKDFMDSYLSNHFDLAVCDACRDSEEKHKLITRTEAKKEYLLKDCDIDKREPVLKFILKKNPHNSQWGDMKLYLKLQIVKRSLEVWDTEEALEEAKEARVDNRNKMKQKRFDKKVKELRRAVRSSLWKKDTAGHQHEYGPEEHIEEDMYKKTCKTCGHVLNYEKM; encoded by the exons ATGGCCTCTGAGGAAGTCACAGAACCTcaacaggaggaagagaagataCTTCCAGCAGCTGTCCGAGCTAAAATAGAGCGTAATAGACAAAGGGCACTGATGTTAAGACAAGCTCGGCTAGCCTGCAGGCCTTACCCAACTGGTGAAG GAATGTCAACTGTGAAGCCTCCTTCAAGGATTGTTGATTCGGGTGGAGGATTCTTTATAGAAGAAGAGCAAACTGAAGAAAAGCCAGTAGAAAATGTGGTTCATCAACCAG GTCCTGTGCTGGAATTTGATTATTTAATTTGTGAGGAGTGCGGCAAAGATTTTATGGATTCTTACTTGAGCAATCATTTTGACTTGGCTGTATGTGATGCATGCAG gGATTCAGAAGAAAAGCACAAGCTTATAACAAGGACAGAAGCCAAAAAGGAGTATCTGCTAAAAGACTGTGATATTGATAAACGAGAGCCTGTGCTGaaatttattttgaagaaaaacCCTCATAATTCTCAATGGGGTGATATGAAGTTGTATCTAAAATTacag atAGTTAAGCGTTCCTTAGAAGTATGGGACACTGAGGAAGCTCTTGAAGAAGCTAAAGAAGCTCGAGTAGACAATCggaataaaatgaaacaaaagcggtttgacaaaaaagtaaaag AACTACGCCGTGCTGTCCGCAGCAGCTTATGGAAAAAAGACACTGCTGGTCACCAACATGAGTATGGCCCAGAGGAACATATTGAAGAAGATATGTACAAAAAGACTTGCAAAACGTGCGGTCATgtattaaattatgaaaaaatgtaa